A part of Amycolatopsis camponoti genomic DNA contains:
- a CDS encoding TIGR03842 family LLM class F420-dependent oxidoreductase: MDFGIVLQTDPPARDVVRLMKDAEDAGFRYGWTFDSCVLWQEPFVIYSAILAATSSLVVGPMVTSPGTRDWSVMASTFATLNDMYGNRTVCGIGRGDSAHRVVGKPPSTLATVRDCMRVVKDLAEGRAVEMNETTVQIPWIRNGRLEMWMAGYGPKALKTVGEHADGFILQCADPAIARWTIGAVRDAARAAGRDPGGITICVAAPAYVGDDLAHQREQLRWFGGMVGNHVADLVARYGSTGAVPRELTDYIREREGYDYSHHGKAGNPSTEFVPDEIVDRFCLLGPASAHISRLQELAELGVDQFSLYLMHDDREATLASYGSQIIPKLTA; this comes from the coding sequence ATGGACTTCGGGATCGTGCTGCAGACGGACCCGCCCGCGCGGGACGTCGTGCGGCTGATGAAGGACGCCGAGGACGCCGGGTTCCGCTACGGCTGGACGTTCGACTCCTGCGTGCTGTGGCAGGAGCCGTTCGTCATCTACTCGGCGATCCTCGCGGCGACGTCGTCACTGGTCGTGGGGCCGATGGTGACCAGCCCCGGGACGCGCGACTGGTCGGTGATGGCGTCGACGTTCGCCACGCTGAACGACATGTACGGCAACCGGACGGTCTGTGGCATCGGCCGCGGCGACTCGGCGCACCGGGTCGTCGGGAAGCCACCGTCCACTTTGGCCACCGTCCGCGACTGCATGCGCGTCGTGAAGGACCTCGCCGAGGGCCGTGCCGTCGAGATGAACGAGACGACCGTGCAGATCCCGTGGATCCGCAACGGCCGCCTGGAAATGTGGATGGCCGGGTACGGGCCGAAGGCGCTGAAGACGGTCGGCGAGCACGCCGACGGCTTCATCCTCCAGTGCGCGGACCCGGCGATCGCGCGCTGGACGATCGGCGCGGTGCGCGACGCGGCCCGCGCGGCCGGTCGCGACCCGGGCGGCATCACGATCTGCGTCGCGGCCCCGGCGTACGTCGGCGACGACCTGGCGCACCAGCGTGAGCAGCTGCGCTGGTTTGGCGGGATGGTCGGCAACCACGTCGCCGACCTGGTCGCGCGCTACGGCTCCACGGGCGCGGTGCCGCGGGAGCTGACCGACTACATCCGCGAACGGGAGGGCTACGACTACAGCCACCACGGCAAGGCGGGCAACCCGTCGACGGAGTTCGTCCCGGACGAGATCGTCGACCGGTTCTGCCTGCTGGGCCCGGCTTCGGCGCACATCTCCCGGCTCCAAGAACTCGCGGAGCTGGGCGTGGACCAGTTTTCGCTGTACCTGATGCACGACGACCGCGAGGCGACGTTGGCGTCGTACGGCTCGCAGATCATCCCGAAGCTCACCGCGTAG
- the hydA gene encoding dihydropyrimidinase translates to MTTLIKGGQVVSPSGALLADVLVDGETIAAVGAPGTLTGDETIDATGKYVLPGGIDAHTHMEMPFGGTHSVDTFSTGTTAAAWGGTTTIIDFAVQAKGTSLLSTLDKWHSKADGNCAIDYGFHMIVSDVNDQSLKEMEACVDGGVGSFKMFMAYPGVFYSTDGEILLAMQKAREIGATIMMHAENGIAIDQLAAQAVAAGNTDPVQHGLTRPPELEGEATSRAIQLAKVTGAPLYIVHLSASQALAAVAEARNDGQNVFAETCPQYLYLSIEDLAKPDFEGAKYVASPPLREKSHQADLWRGLRTNDLSVVSTDHCPFCFKDQKELGRGDFRAIPNGMPGVEHRMDLLHQGVVAGELTLGRWVETCSATPARMFGLYPRKGVIAAGSDADIVIYDPSATQTLSAETHHMNVDYSAYEGFEITGRVHTVLSRGRVVVSPDGFTGSTSHGKFLSRSLNQYLN, encoded by the coding sequence ATGACCACGCTCATCAAGGGCGGCCAGGTCGTTTCCCCATCGGGCGCTCTCCTCGCGGACGTGCTCGTCGACGGCGAGACCATCGCCGCCGTCGGCGCGCCCGGCACGCTGACCGGCGACGAGACGATCGACGCCACCGGCAAGTACGTGCTGCCCGGCGGCATCGACGCGCACACGCACATGGAGATGCCGTTCGGCGGCACGCACTCCGTCGACACGTTCTCGACCGGCACCACGGCGGCGGCGTGGGGCGGCACCACGACGATCATCGACTTCGCCGTGCAGGCCAAGGGGACGTCGTTGTTGTCCACTTTGGACAAGTGGCACAGCAAGGCCGACGGCAACTGCGCGATCGACTACGGCTTCCACATGATCGTCTCCGACGTCAACGACCAGTCGTTGAAGGAGATGGAAGCCTGCGTCGACGGCGGCGTCGGCAGTTTCAAGATGTTCATGGCGTACCCGGGAGTGTTCTACTCCACGGACGGGGAAATCCTGCTGGCGATGCAGAAAGCGCGGGAAATCGGCGCTACGATCATGATGCACGCGGAAAACGGCATCGCGATCGATCAGCTGGCAGCCCAAGCCGTCGCCGCGGGCAACACCGACCCGGTGCAGCACGGCCTGACGCGGCCGCCGGAACTGGAAGGAGAGGCAACGTCGCGGGCGATCCAGCTCGCGAAGGTGACCGGTGCGCCGTTGTACATCGTCCACTTGTCGGCGTCGCAAGCGCTTGCGGCGGTGGCGGAAGCACGCAACGACGGTCAGAACGTCTTCGCCGAGACGTGCCCGCAGTACCTCTACCTGTCCATTGAGGACCTGGCGAAGCCGGACTTCGAGGGCGCGAAGTACGTCGCCTCGCCGCCGCTGCGGGAGAAGTCGCACCAGGCCGACCTGTGGCGCGGGCTGCGGACGAACGACCTGTCCGTGGTGTCCACCGACCACTGCCCGTTCTGCTTCAAGGACCAGAAGGAGCTGGGCCGCGGCGACTTCCGCGCGATCCCGAACGGGATGCCGGGTGTCGAGCACCGGATGGACCTGCTGCACCAGGGCGTCGTCGCGGGTGAGCTGACGCTCGGGCGCTGGGTCGAGACGTGCTCGGCGACGCCGGCGCGGATGTTTGGGCTGTACCCCCGCAAGGGCGTCATCGCGGCGGGTTCGGACGCGGACATCGTCATCTACGACCCGTCGGCGACGCAGACACTGTCCGCCGAGACGCACCACATGAACGTGGACTACTCGGCGTACGAAGGGTTCGAGATCACCGGCCGGGTGCACACGGTGCTATCGCGTGGGCGCGTTGTCGTGTCGCCTGACGGCTTCACCGGGTCGACTTCGCACGGGAAGTTCCTGTCGCGCTCGCTGAACCAGTACCTGAACTGA